From the Peromyscus leucopus breed LL Stock chromosome 8b, UCI_PerLeu_2.1, whole genome shotgun sequence genome, one window contains:
- the Kcnip1 gene encoding Kv channel-interacting protein 1 isoform X1, which yields MGAVMGTFSSLQTKQRRPSKDIAWWYYQYQRDKIEDELEMTMVCHRPEGLEQLEAQTNFTKRELQVLYRGFKNECPSGVVNEETFKQIYAQFFPHGDASTYAHYLFNAFDTTQTGSVKFEDFVTALSILLRGTVHEKLRWTFNLYDINKDGYINKEEMMDIVKAIYDMMGKYTYPVLKEDTPRQHVDVFFQKMDKNKDGIVTLDEFLESCQEDDNIMRSLQLFQNVM from the exons ACATCGCCTGGTGGTATTACCAGTATcagagag ACAAAATCGAGGATGAGCTAGAGATGACCATGGTTTGCCACCGGCCTGAAGGACTGGAGCAGCTTGAGGCCCAGACGAATTTCACCAAGAGGGAGCTGCAAGTCCTTTACCGGGGATTCAAAAAT GAGTGCCCCAGCGGTGTGGTCAACGAAGAAACATTCAAGCAGATCTACGCTCAATTTTTTCCTCACGGAG ATGCCAGCACATACGCCCATTACCTCTTCAATGCCTTTGACACCACCCAGACAGGCTCTGTGAAGTTCGAG GACTTTGTGACGGCTCTGTCTATTTTACTGAGAGGGACAGTCCATGAAAAACTAAGGTGGACATTTAATTTGTATGACATCAATAAAGATGGCTACATAAACAAAGAG GAGATGATGGACATAGTCAAAGCCATCTATGACATGATGGGGAAATACACCTATCCTGTGCTCAAAGAAGACACTCCCAGGCAGCATGTGGATGTCTTCTTCCAG aaaatggataaaaataaagatgGCATTGTAACTTTAGATGAATTTCTTGAATCCTGTCAGGAG GATGACAACATCATGAGATCTCTACAGCTGTTCCAAAACGTCATGTGA
- the Kcnip1 gene encoding Kv channel-interacting protein 1 isoform X4, with the protein MGAVMGTFSSLQTKQRRPSKDIAWWYYQYQRDKIEDELEMTMVCHRPEGLEQLEAQTNFTKRELQVLYRGFKNECPSGVVNEETFKQIYAQFFPHGDASTYAHYLFNAFDTTQTGSVKFEDFVTALSILLRGTVHEKLRWTFNLYDINKDGYINKEEMMDIVKAIYDMMGKYTYPVLKEDTPRQHVDVFFQDDNIMRSLQLFQNVM; encoded by the exons ACATCGCCTGGTGGTATTACCAGTATcagagag ACAAAATCGAGGATGAGCTAGAGATGACCATGGTTTGCCACCGGCCTGAAGGACTGGAGCAGCTTGAGGCCCAGACGAATTTCACCAAGAGGGAGCTGCAAGTCCTTTACCGGGGATTCAAAAAT GAGTGCCCCAGCGGTGTGGTCAACGAAGAAACATTCAAGCAGATCTACGCTCAATTTTTTCCTCACGGAG ATGCCAGCACATACGCCCATTACCTCTTCAATGCCTTTGACACCACCCAGACAGGCTCTGTGAAGTTCGAG GACTTTGTGACGGCTCTGTCTATTTTACTGAGAGGGACAGTCCATGAAAAACTAAGGTGGACATTTAATTTGTATGACATCAATAAAGATGGCTACATAAACAAAGAG GAGATGATGGACATAGTCAAAGCCATCTATGACATGATGGGGAAATACACCTATCCTGTGCTCAAAGAAGACACTCCCAGGCAGCATGTGGATGTCTTCTTCCAG GATGACAACATCATGAGATCTCTACAGCTGTTCCAAAACGTCATGTGA
- the Kcnip1 gene encoding Kv channel-interacting protein 1 isoform X3, whose translation MGAVMGTFSSLQTKQRRPSKDKIEDELEMTMVCHRPEGLEQLEAQTNFTKRELQVLYRGFKNECPSGVVNEETFKQIYAQFFPHGDASTYAHYLFNAFDTTQTGSVKFEDFVTALSILLRGTVHEKLRWTFNLYDINKDGYINKEEMMDIVKAIYDMMGKYTYPVLKEDTPRQHVDVFFQKMDKNKDGIVTLDEFLESCQEDDNIMRSLQLFQNVM comes from the exons ACAAAATCGAGGATGAGCTAGAGATGACCATGGTTTGCCACCGGCCTGAAGGACTGGAGCAGCTTGAGGCCCAGACGAATTTCACCAAGAGGGAGCTGCAAGTCCTTTACCGGGGATTCAAAAAT GAGTGCCCCAGCGGTGTGGTCAACGAAGAAACATTCAAGCAGATCTACGCTCAATTTTTTCCTCACGGAG ATGCCAGCACATACGCCCATTACCTCTTCAATGCCTTTGACACCACCCAGACAGGCTCTGTGAAGTTCGAG GACTTTGTGACGGCTCTGTCTATTTTACTGAGAGGGACAGTCCATGAAAAACTAAGGTGGACATTTAATTTGTATGACATCAATAAAGATGGCTACATAAACAAAGAG GAGATGATGGACATAGTCAAAGCCATCTATGACATGATGGGGAAATACACCTATCCTGTGCTCAAAGAAGACACTCCCAGGCAGCATGTGGATGTCTTCTTCCAG aaaatggataaaaataaagatgGCATTGTAACTTTAGATGAATTTCTTGAATCCTGTCAGGAG GATGACAACATCATGAGATCTCTACAGCTGTTCCAAAACGTCATGTGA
- the Kcnip1 gene encoding Kv channel-interacting protein 1 isoform X5 encodes MTMVCHRPEGLEQLEAQTNFTKRELQVLYRGFKNECPSGVVNEETFKQIYAQFFPHGDASTYAHYLFNAFDTTQTGSVKFEDFVTALSILLRGTVHEKLRWTFNLYDINKDGYINKEEMMDIVKAIYDMMGKYTYPVLKEDTPRQHVDVFFQKMDKNKDGIVTLDEFLESCQEDDNIMRSLQLFQNVM; translated from the exons ATGACCATGGTTTGCCACCGGCCTGAAGGACTGGAGCAGCTTGAGGCCCAGACGAATTTCACCAAGAGGGAGCTGCAAGTCCTTTACCGGGGATTCAAAAAT GAGTGCCCCAGCGGTGTGGTCAACGAAGAAACATTCAAGCAGATCTACGCTCAATTTTTTCCTCACGGAG ATGCCAGCACATACGCCCATTACCTCTTCAATGCCTTTGACACCACCCAGACAGGCTCTGTGAAGTTCGAG GACTTTGTGACGGCTCTGTCTATTTTACTGAGAGGGACAGTCCATGAAAAACTAAGGTGGACATTTAATTTGTATGACATCAATAAAGATGGCTACATAAACAAAGAG GAGATGATGGACATAGTCAAAGCCATCTATGACATGATGGGGAAATACACCTATCCTGTGCTCAAAGAAGACACTCCCAGGCAGCATGTGGATGTCTTCTTCCAG aaaatggataaaaataaagatgGCATTGTAACTTTAGATGAATTTCTTGAATCCTGTCAGGAG GATGACAACATCATGAGATCTCTACAGCTGTTCCAAAACGTCATGTGA